One genomic segment of Mycolicibacterium gilvum includes these proteins:
- a CDS encoding DUF305 domain-containing protein: protein MTSLLLRLFAVLAVLALATGCGGGGDEVSGDGSTGPQIPESPVITGNPAGYNAADITFASTMVKHHQQGIELAKLVSARSGNQQLTALADQIVAIQQPEINILNVFLVQWDENPDIRTGPGGDEPRDQSVPGTVDDATVARLESLQGPQFDTLWLETMLGHHQGGVDIATREIDNGANVDAVSVAKSIVAGLNPQMSVMRQMLEGMP from the coding sequence ATGACGTCGCTCCTCCTGCGCCTGTTCGCCGTGCTCGCAGTCCTGGCGCTGGCGACGGGCTGCGGCGGTGGCGGTGACGAGGTCTCCGGCGACGGTTCGACCGGACCCCAGATCCCCGAGTCGCCCGTCATCACCGGGAACCCGGCCGGCTACAACGCCGCCGACATCACGTTCGCGTCGACGATGGTCAAGCACCATCAGCAGGGGATCGAGCTCGCGAAACTCGTCTCGGCGCGCTCGGGGAACCAGCAGCTGACCGCGCTCGCCGACCAGATCGTCGCGATCCAGCAGCCCGAGATCAACATCCTCAACGTGTTCCTGGTGCAGTGGGACGAGAACCCGGACATCCGCACCGGGCCGGGAGGCGACGAGCCTCGCGACCAGTCCGTCCCGGGAACCGTCGACGACGCGACCGTCGCCCGGCTCGAGTCGCTGCAAGGGCCGCAGTTCGACACACTGTGGCTGGAAACGATGCTCGGCCACCACCAGGGCGGTGTCGACATCGCCACCCGCGAGATCGACAACGGCGCCAACGTCGACGCCGTCTCGGTGGCGAAGTCCATCGTGGCGGGCCTGAATCCTCAGATGAGCGT
- a CDS encoding NADPH-dependent F420 reductase, producing the protein MKIGIIGAGHIGGTLTRRLRELGHEVNVANSRSPETLADLERETGATAVWAKDAAADADLVIVSIPQKNVPDLADGIVDARKPGAPVIETNNYYPQQRDGEIAAIEDGQPESAWVAEQIGAPVYKVFNGIFWKHLLERGTSTGSPGRIALPVAGEDGPNRELVHIVVDQLGFDPVNAGPVSESWRQQPGTPVYGKDFGVGKTRAALAEAAPERTAEWSARTA; encoded by the coding sequence ATGAAGATCGGGATCATCGGTGCGGGCCACATCGGCGGGACACTGACACGCCGGCTACGGGAACTGGGCCACGAGGTGAACGTGGCGAACTCCCGTTCCCCTGAGACCCTGGCGGACCTGGAAAGGGAGACCGGCGCGACGGCCGTGTGGGCCAAGGACGCCGCCGCCGACGCCGACCTGGTCATCGTCAGCATCCCGCAGAAGAACGTTCCCGACCTCGCCGACGGCATCGTCGATGCGCGGAAACCGGGTGCACCGGTGATCGAGACCAACAACTACTACCCGCAGCAGCGTGACGGCGAGATCGCGGCCATCGAGGACGGACAACCCGAAAGCGCCTGGGTCGCCGAGCAGATCGGCGCGCCGGTGTACAAGGTCTTCAACGGGATCTTCTGGAAGCACCTGCTCGAGCGAGGCACCTCCACCGGATCACCGGGACGCATCGCACTGCCGGTCGCCGGCGAGGACGGACCGAACCGCGAACTGGTCCACATCGTCGTCGACCAACTCGGATTCGACCCCGTGAACGCCGGCCCGGTCTCCGAATCCTGGCGCCAGCAGCCCGGAACACCGGTGTACGGCAAAGACTTCGGCGTCGGGAAGACCCGCGCCGCGCTCGCCGAGGCGGCTCCGGAACGGACAGCGGAGTGGAGCGCTCGTACGGCCTGA
- a CDS encoding nitroreductase: MPTAFPDAPALERVLDLAAHAPSARNAQPWRWLVDDRGVMLFADWTRRLGDSDHDRRDVVLSCGAVLHHCAVALAAQGWSSRIHRFPDHDVLATVELEPAPPGGGSLELVEAISRRRADRRPFRGDLDAGTIELLMLRAERFGVRLTVVPSARWARDGDTVALRYGDGSPGHPGDDAAMLVLATDTDTEAMRLRAGEALSAVTLSAAALGLVTCPLTEALREARDRLMLSCELFDGQAVPQALIRLGPQSVGDPLPPVSRRSVAETTTFDL, translated from the coding sequence ATGCCCACGGCATTTCCCGACGCGCCCGCTCTGGAGCGCGTACTGGACCTCGCCGCACACGCCCCGTCGGCCCGCAACGCACAGCCGTGGCGTTGGCTCGTCGATGATCGCGGGGTCATGCTGTTCGCCGACTGGACCCGGCGCCTCGGGGACTCCGACCACGACCGGCGCGACGTCGTCCTCAGTTGCGGCGCGGTCCTGCACCACTGCGCGGTCGCGCTGGCGGCGCAGGGCTGGTCGAGCCGCATCCACCGCTTCCCCGACCACGACGTGCTGGCGACGGTCGAACTCGAACCCGCACCCCCGGGAGGCGGGAGCCTGGAACTGGTCGAGGCGATATCGCGTCGACGGGCCGATCGCCGACCCTTCCGAGGCGACCTGGACGCGGGCACGATCGAACTGCTGATGCTGCGTGCGGAACGTTTCGGGGTCAGGCTGACGGTGGTGCCGTCGGCGCGGTGGGCCCGGGACGGGGACACCGTCGCGCTGCGCTACGGCGACGGGTCGCCGGGCCACCCCGGTGATGACGCCGCGATGCTCGTGCTGGCGACCGACACCGACACCGAGGCGATGCGGTTGCGCGCGGGGGAAGCGCTCAGCGCGGTCACGCTGTCGGCGGCGGCGCTCGGGCTCGTCACATGCCCGCTCACCGAGGCGCTGCGCGAGGCCCGCGACCGCCTGATGCTGTCGTGCGAGCTCTTCGACGGGCAGGCGGTTCCGCAGGCACTGATCCGGCTCGGGCCGCAGTCGGTCGGCGATCCGCTCCCGCCGGTGTCGCGCCGGTCGGTCGCCGAGACGACGACGTTCGACCTCTGA
- a CDS encoding PEP/pyruvate-binding domain-containing protein, translating to MFDASSRIVDLADVLDDSFGGKALGLAELTRLGLPVPPGFVIADASGTSLGDAVTERFSRMRAAGQTPVAVRSSAAGEDGAEHSFAGQYDTVLGVGSVDELTAAVEKCVRSAGSERAAAYQDGGAAARMHLVVQQMVDARAAGVVFTADPTSGRRDLLVIDAVRGLGESLVDGSTASDHFVLTHAGDTVTTEASSQPALADDEIDRIRTGALLAAAHWGRPLDLEWAIDRDGLLWWLQARPITTLPGDPNEMDTPVTGPTHVYTRCNIGEMMPGAFCPLTASVSGHAIDYAMQMVQVAGGVQERYEDRARQVGYFFGHMFLNMTEGTALSSGILGNSLEQFSLSVCGRVIDELEPGPPKPFVRKLINTVRLSTFALSSAPAIRRLPQTIAAFPPITSRDPAVVLRHLEAGVDIYREVTLIHVRSSSRSAVAANVLESHLVRRAAKRGASDTAGSAEAIRLMTGAGVESALMVEELTAVVSMLRRDGDAAARFLAAPAGEAVTRLRAAETPSGAALRTFLDRHGHRGYRELCMRDPSWADDPDGLGAMMQVMLRGAAPENPAATAPSDPAQSRTLRVLARLAQAGARGREETKSRMALMAHLLKRGYRHLGEVLHEAGRLPDADLVFFFDRRELPLVVSGDDVTELVHRARQRREALPFQAALEFGDVSVGRPTPIVRAAVSGDGVVAGRPAGHGTVEGVVRVARSVVEARDLQPGEILVAPVTDVGWTPYFAVIAALVTDIGSSVSHGAVVAREYGLPCVVNTLVGTQVLRTGDRVRVDGDRGLVTVLDSP from the coding sequence GTGTTTGACGCAAGTTCACGGATCGTCGATCTCGCCGACGTCCTCGACGACAGCTTCGGCGGCAAGGCGCTGGGACTCGCCGAGCTGACGCGACTCGGGTTGCCGGTTCCTCCGGGGTTCGTGATCGCTGACGCCTCCGGCACCTCGCTCGGTGACGCGGTGACAGAACGGTTTTCGCGTATGCGCGCCGCCGGTCAGACCCCGGTCGCGGTACGCTCGTCGGCCGCAGGAGAAGACGGCGCCGAGCACTCGTTCGCCGGCCAGTACGACACGGTGCTGGGTGTCGGTTCTGTCGACGAGCTGACCGCGGCCGTCGAGAAGTGTGTCCGCTCAGCCGGTTCCGAGCGCGCAGCGGCCTACCAGGACGGCGGTGCAGCCGCCAGGATGCACCTGGTGGTCCAGCAGATGGTCGACGCCCGCGCCGCGGGCGTGGTCTTCACCGCCGACCCGACCTCGGGACGGCGGGACCTGCTGGTGATCGACGCGGTGCGCGGGCTCGGGGAGAGCCTGGTCGACGGGTCCACCGCGTCGGACCACTTCGTGCTGACCCACGCGGGGGACACCGTCACCACGGAAGCTTCGTCACAGCCCGCGTTGGCCGACGACGAGATCGACCGGATCCGCACCGGGGCACTGCTGGCCGCCGCGCACTGGGGCCGCCCGCTGGACCTCGAATGGGCGATCGACCGCGACGGGCTGCTGTGGTGGCTGCAGGCGCGCCCGATCACCACGTTGCCCGGTGACCCCAACGAGATGGACACCCCGGTCACCGGACCCACCCATGTGTACACCCGCTGCAACATCGGCGAGATGATGCCGGGGGCGTTCTGCCCGTTGACCGCATCGGTCAGTGGGCACGCCATCGATTACGCGATGCAGATGGTCCAGGTCGCCGGCGGGGTCCAGGAGCGCTACGAGGACCGCGCGCGCCAGGTCGGCTATTTCTTCGGCCACATGTTCCTGAACATGACTGAGGGCACGGCGCTGAGCTCCGGCATCCTCGGCAACTCCCTGGAGCAGTTCTCGCTGTCGGTATGCGGCCGCGTGATCGACGAACTGGAGCCCGGACCGCCGAAACCGTTCGTGCGCAAGCTGATCAACACTGTCCGGCTCAGCACCTTCGCGCTCAGCTCGGCTCCCGCGATCCGCCGCCTGCCGCAGACCATCGCCGCGTTTCCGCCGATCACCAGCCGCGACCCTGCCGTCGTACTGCGCCACCTCGAGGCCGGCGTCGACATCTACCGCGAGGTCACGCTGATCCACGTCCGGTCGTCGTCGCGGTCAGCGGTCGCGGCCAATGTGCTGGAGAGCCACCTCGTGCGCCGTGCCGCCAAGCGTGGCGCGTCCGACACCGCGGGCAGCGCGGAGGCCATCCGGCTGATGACCGGGGCGGGCGTCGAAAGTGCCCTGATGGTCGAGGAACTCACCGCGGTGGTCTCGATGCTGCGGCGCGACGGGGACGCCGCCGCCCGGTTCCTTGCCGCCCCCGCGGGCGAGGCCGTCACCCGGCTGCGGGCGGCGGAGACGCCGAGCGGGGCCGCCCTCCGCACGTTCCTGGACCGGCACGGGCACCGCGGCTACCGCGAACTGTGCATGCGGGATCCGTCCTGGGCGGATGATCCGGACGGTCTCGGCGCGATGATGCAGGTCATGCTGCGCGGGGCGGCACCGGAGAACCCCGCCGCCACCGCGCCCTCGGATCCGGCACAGTCGCGGACCCTGCGGGTGCTGGCCCGCCTGGCGCAGGCGGGCGCCCGCGGCCGGGAGGAGACCAAGTCGCGGATGGCATTGATGGCGCATCTGCTCAAGCGCGGCTACCGCCACCTCGGTGAGGTCTTGCACGAGGCCGGGCGTCTGCCGGACGCGGACCTGGTGTTCTTCTTCGACCGCCGCGAACTGCCCCTTGTGGTGTCCGGCGACGACGTCACCGAGCTGGTGCACCGCGCCCGGCAGCGTCGCGAGGCCCTCCCGTTCCAGGCCGCGCTCGAGTTCGGCGACGTGTCGGTCGGGCGGCCGACGCCGATCGTGCGCGCAGCCGTCTCCGGCGACGGTGTGGTCGCGGGACGGCCGGCCGGTCACGGCACGGTGGAAGGTGTTGTCCGCGTGGCACGTTCGGTCGTCGAGGCGCGCGATCTGCAGCCCGGCGAGATCCTGGTCGCTCCGGTCACCGATGTCGGCTGGACACCGTACTTCGCGGTGATCGCCGCCCTGGTCACCGACATCGGCAGCTCGGTGTCGCACGGCGCCGTGGTGGCACGCGAGTACGGATTGCCCTGCGTGGTCAACACTCTGGTGGGCACGCAGGTGCTGCGCACCGGTGACCGCGTGCGCGTGGACGGCGACCGCGGGTTGGTGACGGTACTCGACAGTCCCTGA
- a CDS encoding TetR/AcrR family transcriptional regulator, which produces MSSDNGRPRDTRIDSAVLDAAAELLLAVGYADLTVAAIAERANTSRPAVYRRWPSKAHLVHEAVFREADTSRVPVTGDLGRDLHSIVARTAALLTSPLARLAVPGLIGEAASDPSLNQRVLDRFAGSGWSGLDAYLADAAARGELRAGFDAAALLEVVIGSALAAVLVRGPDGLTDTWVSDTTAILLDGVRAR; this is translated from the coding sequence ATGAGCAGCGACAATGGACGGCCCCGGGACACGCGGATCGACTCCGCGGTACTCGATGCTGCCGCCGAGCTGCTGTTGGCGGTGGGTTATGCGGATCTGACGGTCGCCGCGATCGCCGAGCGGGCGAACACGTCGCGGCCCGCGGTGTACCGGCGCTGGCCGAGCAAGGCCCACCTCGTGCACGAGGCGGTGTTCCGCGAAGCGGACACCTCCCGGGTGCCGGTGACGGGTGATCTGGGCCGGGACCTGCACAGCATCGTCGCGCGCACCGCAGCGCTGCTGACCTCCCCGCTCGCCCGCCTCGCGGTCCCCGGGCTGATCGGGGAGGCGGCCTCGGACCCGTCGTTGAACCAGCGGGTGCTGGACCGGTTCGCCGGCAGCGGCTGGAGCGGTCTGGACGCCTACCTCGCCGATGCCGCCGCGCGCGGGGAGTTGCGCGCGGGTTTCGACGCCGCGGCCCTGCTGGAGGTGGTGATCGGGTCGGCGCTGGCCGCGGTCCTGGTGCGGGGACCCGACGGACTGACCGATACGTGGGTTTCCGACACCACCGCGATCCTGCTCGACGGCGTGCGCGCGCGCTGA
- a CDS encoding serine hydrolase domain-containing protein — protein sequence MTRSSTRLRRLGAAGAVVLALGACGDRPEPPGTSAVRPPATPTRVLPSPPPPVPEVTPTGDFSAVARLVEDAIAARRLPGAVVQVGHAGKVVFRRAFGVRKLESEPGLDGAPAPAEPMTEDTVFDIASLTKSLATATAVMQLHEQGRVRIDEPVQTYLPGFNPAGDPRRAAVTVRMLLTHTSGIAGDLSLDGPWGLAGPDKADGVRRALGAWVVSDPGEGFHYSDINFIILGALVEKITGEPEDSYVDRNVFAPLKMSETRYLPVTKVCGPHRVRGTAIAADPHGQAVDNCPDGTWNIDLLERIAPTALDEDTPGLNPDYGYPLRGTVHDPTARRMGGVAGSAGVFTTVHDMGRFAQALLDRVAGRPSPFPLSQAGARMMTTPQQPAPGRDLRGFGWDIDTAHSGPRGSVFPVGSFGHTGFTGVSVWLDPESDTYVVILGNVIHQRGGPPITPLSGAVATEAARALHLYGS from the coding sequence ATGACGCGGTCATCGACGCGACTCCGCCGGCTCGGCGCCGCCGGCGCCGTCGTGCTGGCTCTCGGGGCGTGCGGGGATCGACCTGAGCCACCCGGTACATCGGCAGTCCGCCCACCGGCCACCCCGACCCGGGTGCTCCCGTCACCGCCGCCCCCGGTTCCCGAGGTGACTCCCACCGGCGATTTCTCCGCGGTCGCCCGACTCGTGGAGGACGCGATCGCCGCACGACGGCTGCCGGGGGCGGTGGTGCAGGTCGGGCATGCCGGAAAGGTCGTGTTCCGGCGCGCATTCGGCGTCCGGAAGCTCGAGAGCGAACCGGGTCTGGACGGCGCGCCGGCCCCCGCCGAGCCGATGACCGAGGACACCGTCTTCGACATCGCGTCCCTGACCAAGAGCCTCGCGACGGCCACCGCCGTCATGCAGCTGCACGAGCAGGGCAGGGTCCGCATCGACGAACCGGTGCAGACGTATCTGCCCGGGTTCAACCCGGCCGGCGATCCGCGTCGCGCCGCGGTCACGGTGCGCATGCTGCTGACCCACACCTCGGGAATCGCGGGTGATCTGAGCCTGGACGGCCCGTGGGGACTGGCCGGACCCGACAAAGCCGACGGGGTGCGGCGGGCCCTGGGTGCGTGGGTGGTCTCGGACCCCGGCGAGGGTTTCCACTACTCGGACATCAACTTCATCATCCTCGGCGCTCTGGTGGAGAAGATCACCGGCGAACCCGAGGACTCCTATGTTGATCGCAATGTCTTTGCGCCACTGAAGATGTCGGAAACACGCTATCTGCCGGTCACCAAAGTCTGTGGTCCGCACCGTGTTCGGGGGACAGCGATCGCCGCGGACCCGCACGGGCAGGCGGTCGACAACTGCCCGGACGGGACGTGGAACATCGACCTGCTCGAGCGCATCGCCCCGACGGCTCTCGACGAGGACACCCCGGGCCTCAATCCCGACTACGGATACCCGCTCCGCGGGACCGTGCACGACCCCACTGCCCGCCGGATGGGCGGGGTGGCCGGAAGTGCCGGCGTGTTCACCACGGTCCACGACATGGGCCGGTTCGCCCAGGCCCTGCTCGATCGCGTCGCCGGCCGTCCCAGTCCGTTTCCGCTCTCGCAGGCCGGCGCCCGGATGATGACGACACCGCAGCAACCCGCGCCGGGCCGGGACCTGCGCGGCTTCGGCTGGGACATCGACACCGCGCACTCCGGGCCCCGCGGGTCGGTGTTCCCGGTCGGCAGCTTCGGTCACACGGGCTTCACCGGTGTGTCGGTGTGGCTGGATCCGGAGTCGGACACCTACGTCGTCATCCTGGGAAATGTGATCCACCAGCGTGGCGG
- the arr gene encoding NAD(+)--rifampin ADP-ribosyltransferase: protein MVQRPKPFEVHASGAYLHGTKAQLAVGDYLMPGYRSNYDDRRVMNHVYITQTLDAAVWGAELAAGEGRGRIYIVEPQGPFEDDPNVTDKKLPGNPTRSFRTREPVLVVGEITDWEGHSDEQLQTMRDNLAELRRRGLDVIYD, encoded by the coding sequence ATGGTGCAGCGGCCGAAGCCTTTTGAAGTCCACGCCTCAGGGGCGTATCTGCACGGCACCAAAGCTCAACTGGCTGTGGGCGATTACTTGATGCCCGGGTACCGGTCCAACTACGACGACCGGCGGGTGATGAATCACGTCTACATCACCCAGACCCTGGACGCCGCGGTGTGGGGAGCCGAGTTGGCCGCCGGCGAAGGCCGAGGCCGCATCTACATCGTGGAACCGCAGGGACCCTTCGAGGACGACCCGAACGTGACCGACAAGAAGCTGCCCGGCAACCCGACGCGGTCATTCCGCACCCGCGAACCGGTCCTGGTCGTCGGCGAGATCACCGACTGGGAAGGGCATTCCGACGAACAGTTGCAGACCATGCGGGACAACCTGGCAGAACTGCGGCGCCGGGGGCTCGACGTCATCTACGACTAG
- the ilvD gene encoding dihydroxy-acid dehydratase — MPSDSRSHSLRASGSSVDIKPRSRDVTDGLERTAARGMLRAVGMTDDDWVKPQIGVGSSWNEITPCNMSLQRLAQAVKGGVHEAGGYPLEFGTISVSDGISMGHEGMHFSLVSREVIADSVETVVQAERLDGTVLLAGCDKSIPGMLMAAARLDLASVFFYNGSIMPGVAKLTDGSEKEVTIIDAFEAVGACARGLMSREDVDIIERAICPGEGACGGMYTANTMASAAEALGMSLPGSASPVAIDKRRDDFARRSGEAVVEMLRRGITARDILTKEAFENAIAVVMAFGGSTNAVLHLLAIAWEAQVELTLADFTRIGQKVPHLADVKPFGAYVMKHVDEIGGVPVVMRALLDAGLLHGDCLTVTGQTMAENLAHIEPPDPDGKVLRAMNNPIHPTGGITILHGSLAPEGAVVKSAGFDSDVFEGTARVFERERAALDALEDGTITHGDVVVIRYEGPKGGPGMREMLAITGAIKGAGLGKDVLLMTDGRFSGGTTGLCVGHIAPEAVDGGPIAFVRDGDRIRLDVANGTLDILVDEAEFESRKAGFEPLPPVYTTGVLAKYTKLVGSAAVGAVCS, encoded by the coding sequence ATGCCCTCAGACTCACGCTCGCATTCTCTTCGCGCAAGCGGCTCATCGGTCGACATCAAACCCCGCAGCCGCGACGTGACCGACGGGCTCGAGCGCACCGCCGCGCGCGGCATGCTGCGCGCGGTCGGCATGACCGACGACGACTGGGTCAAGCCCCAGATCGGGGTCGGCTCGTCGTGGAACGAGATCACGCCGTGCAACATGTCGTTGCAGCGGCTGGCCCAGGCGGTCAAGGGCGGTGTGCACGAGGCCGGGGGTTACCCGCTGGAGTTCGGCACGATCTCCGTCTCCGACGGCATCTCGATGGGCCACGAGGGCATGCACTTCTCGCTGGTGTCCCGCGAGGTCATCGCCGACAGCGTCGAGACCGTGGTGCAGGCCGAACGCCTCGACGGCACGGTGTTGCTGGCCGGCTGCGACAAGTCGATCCCCGGCATGCTGATGGCCGCGGCCCGCCTCGATCTGGCGAGCGTGTTCTTCTACAACGGCTCGATCATGCCGGGCGTCGCGAAGCTCACCGACGGAAGCGAGAAGGAAGTCACGATCATCGACGCCTTCGAGGCGGTCGGTGCGTGTGCGCGCGGGCTGATGTCGCGGGAGGACGTCGACATCATCGAGCGGGCCATCTGCCCCGGTGAGGGCGCCTGCGGTGGCATGTACACCGCCAACACCATGGCCTCGGCCGCCGAGGCGCTCGGCATGTCGCTGCCGGGCAGCGCGTCTCCGGTGGCGATCGACAAGCGGCGCGACGACTTCGCGCGCCGCTCCGGCGAGGCGGTGGTCGAGATGCTGCGTCGCGGCATCACCGCCCGCGACATCCTGACCAAGGAGGCCTTCGAGAACGCGATCGCCGTCGTGATGGCCTTCGGCGGTTCCACCAACGCGGTGCTGCATCTGCTGGCCATCGCGTGGGAGGCGCAGGTCGAGCTGACGCTGGCGGACTTCACCCGGATCGGGCAGAAGGTGCCGCACCTGGCGGATGTGAAGCCGTTCGGCGCGTACGTGATGAAGCACGTCGACGAGATCGGCGGCGTGCCGGTGGTGATGCGGGCACTGCTCGACGCCGGACTGCTGCACGGGGACTGCCTCACGGTGACCGGTCAGACGATGGCCGAGAACCTGGCCCACATCGAGCCGCCGGACCCCGACGGCAAGGTGCTGCGGGCGATGAACAACCCGATCCACCCGACCGGCGGCATCACGATCCTGCACGGATCGCTGGCCCCCGAGGGCGCGGTGGTCAAGTCGGCCGGCTTCGACTCCGACGTGTTCGAGGGCACCGCACGGGTTTTCGAGCGCGAACGGGCGGCGCTCGACGCGCTGGAGGACGGCACGATCACCCACGGCGACGTCGTCGTCATCCGTTACGAGGGCCCCAAGGGCGGCCCGGGGATGCGCGAGATGCTGGCGATCACCGGTGCGATCAAGGGCGCCGGGCTGGGCAAGGACGTGCTGCTGATGACCGACGGACGGTTCTCGGGCGGGACGACGGGTCTGTGCGTCGGGCACATCGCGCCGGAGGCCGTCGACGGCGGACCGATCGCATTCGTGCGTGACGGGGACAGGATCCGGTTGGACGTCGCCAACGGCACGCTGGACATCCTCGTCGACGAGGCCGAGTTCGAATCGCGCAAGGCGGGCTTCGAACCGCTGCCGCCGGTCTACACGACGGGGGTGCTCGCCAAGTACACGAAGCTGGTGGGTTCGGCGGCGGTCGGCGCGGTCTGCAGTTAG